One genomic region from Terriglobus aquaticus encodes:
- a CDS encoding carbonic anhydrase, which yields MSNTEQNSLDRLKDGIRRFQTEVYPQHSSEYEYAATHPQTPHSLVITCSDSRIDIETVTGSKPGEIFVARNVGNIVPEYGTSGDGIAAVVEYAITALKVKHVVVCGHSDCGAMKALKAGGKPDGLPAVTNWLANGASAGDSNPELPALTEKNVLLQLEHLQTHPAVKKGLAEGTLELSGWVYDIATGDVRVHTSQSGKFEATLQGKGATAA from the coding sequence ATGAGCAACACGGAACAAAACAGCCTTGATCGCTTGAAAGATGGAATCCGTCGCTTTCAAACAGAGGTGTACCCGCAGCACAGCTCCGAGTATGAATACGCTGCGACACACCCGCAGACACCCCACTCGCTGGTGATCACCTGCTCGGATTCCCGCATCGACATCGAAACGGTCACGGGGAGCAAGCCAGGTGAGATCTTCGTCGCGCGCAACGTAGGCAATATTGTGCCGGAGTATGGCACCAGCGGCGATGGGATTGCAGCGGTGGTGGAGTACGCAATTACTGCACTCAAGGTGAAGCATGTGGTGGTTTGCGGTCACAGTGACTGCGGAGCCATGAAGGCGCTAAAAGCTGGTGGCAAGCCGGACGGCCTGCCCGCAGTGACGAACTGGCTTGCAAATGGTGCCTCTGCTGGAGACAGCAACCCGGAATTGCCAGCGTTGACTGAAAAGAATGTGCTGCTGCAGCTGGAGCACCTGCAGACGCATCCCGCGGTCAAGAAAGGATTGGCGGAAGGCACGCTGGAGCTTTCGGGTTGGGTATACGACATCGCCACCGGCGACGTGCGCGTGCACACCTCGCAGTCCGGCAAGTTCGAAGCCACTCTGCAAGGCAAGGGAGCGACGGCCGCGTGA